A DNA window from Deltaproteobacteria bacterium contains the following coding sequences:
- the trpE gene encoding anthranilate synthase component I — protein MKRAARTEAAEARTLRAGATWPARGDLATLAREGNLIPVCREILADLETPVSAFLKIHRGPYGFLLESVEGGEKWGRYSFLGTEPARVWRSRGRTLEIETPGRPPVRHTVDDPFEALRRLLAEYRPVAVPGLPRFAGGAVGYIGYEMARAFERLPERATDDLGLPDACLLLAESLLVFDNVAQKIKVVSHVHVRGGESLEAAYDAAVARIDALVARLAVPPIEPAPVDAAPGEVRSNFTQAAYEKIVARAKEYIRAGDVIQVVLAQRFELPLAAAPFNVYRCLRTVNPSPYMFYLALGDHALAGASPEVMVRVEGGEVTVRPIAGTRPRGTVEREDAALAAELAADPKERAEHVMLLDLGRNDVGRVAATGTVQVTESFVIERYSHVMHLVSNVRGTLAPGSDCFDAFRATFPAGTLSGAPKIRAMEIIEELEPVRRGVYGGAVGYFAFSGAMDTAITIRFVLFRGGRVYVQAGAGIVADSDPEAEHRECLNKSRAMLQAVRLAEAL, from the coding sequence ATGAAGCGCGCAGCGCGCACAGAGGCGGCCGAAGCGCGCACGCTGCGCGCCGGGGCCACCTGGCCCGCGCGCGGCGACCTCGCGACGCTCGCGCGCGAGGGAAACCTGATCCCCGTCTGCCGCGAGATCCTGGCCGACCTGGAGACGCCGGTGTCGGCGTTCCTGAAGATCCATCGCGGGCCGTACGGCTTCCTCCTGGAGAGCGTCGAGGGCGGCGAGAAGTGGGGGCGCTACAGCTTCCTCGGCACCGAGCCGGCGCGCGTCTGGCGCAGCCGCGGGCGCACGCTCGAGATCGAGACGCCGGGCCGCCCGCCGGTGCGCCACACGGTGGACGACCCGTTCGAGGCGCTCCGGCGGCTGCTCGCGGAGTACCGCCCCGTGGCCGTCCCCGGCCTGCCGCGCTTCGCGGGCGGCGCCGTCGGCTACATCGGCTACGAGATGGCGCGTGCCTTCGAGCGGCTGCCCGAGCGCGCCACCGACGACCTCGGGCTGCCGGACGCCTGCCTGCTCCTCGCCGAGAGTCTCCTCGTCTTCGACAACGTGGCGCAGAAGATCAAGGTCGTGTCGCACGTGCACGTGCGCGGGGGCGAGTCGCTCGAGGCGGCGTACGATGCCGCGGTGGCGCGCATCGACGCGCTGGTCGCCCGCCTCGCGGTGCCGCCGATCGAGCCCGCGCCGGTCGACGCGGCGCCCGGCGAGGTGCGCTCGAACTTCACCCAGGCCGCCTACGAGAAGATCGTCGCACGCGCCAAGGAGTACATCCGCGCCGGCGACGTCATCCAGGTCGTGCTGGCGCAGCGCTTCGAGCTGCCGCTCGCGGCGGCGCCCTTCAACGTCTACCGCTGCCTCCGGACCGTGAACCCCTCACCCTACATGTTCTACCTGGCGCTCGGCGACCACGCGCTCGCCGGCGCCTCGCCCGAGGTGATGGTGCGGGTCGAGGGCGGCGAGGTGACGGTGCGTCCGATCGCCGGCACGCGCCCGCGCGGCACGGTCGAGCGCGAGGACGCGGCGCTCGCCGCCGAGCTGGCGGCCGACCCCAAGGAGCGCGCCGAGCACGTCATGCTCCTCGACCTGGGGCGGAACGACGTGGGGCGCGTCGCCGCGACCGGCACGGTGCAGGTGACCGAGAGCTTCGTGATCGAGCGCTATTCGCACGTCATGCACCTGGTCTCCAACGTGCGCGGCACGCTGGCGCCCGGGAGCGACTGCTTCGACGCCTTCCGCGCCACCTTCCCGGCCGGCACGCTGAGCGGCGCGCCCAAGATCCGCGCCATGGAGATCATCGAGGAGCTCGAGCCGGTCCGGCGCGGCGTGTACGGCGGCGCGGTCGGCTACTTCGCGTTCTCGGGCGCGATGGATACGGCGATAACCATTCGGTTCGTCCTGTTCCGCGGCGGGCGCGTTTACGTCCAGGCGGGCGCCGGCATCGTCGCCGACTCCGATCCCGAGGCGGAGCACCGGGAGTGCCTGAACAAGTCGCGCGCCATGCTGCAGGCGGTGCGCCTGGCGGAGGCGCTGTGA